The Papaver somniferum cultivar HN1 chromosome 3, ASM357369v1, whole genome shotgun sequence genome includes a region encoding these proteins:
- the LOC113357060 gene encoding ras-related protein Rab7: MPARRRALLKVIILGDSGVGKTSLMNQYVNKKFSNQYKATIGADFLTKEVQFEDRLFTLQIWDTAGQERFQSLGVAFYRGADCCVLVYDVNVAKSFENLNNWREEFLIQASPSDPDNFPFVVLGNKVDVDGGNSRVVSEKKARAWCASKGNIPYFETSAKEGLNVEEAFQVIAKNALKSEEEEEIYLPDTIDVTGGSQQRSSGCEC, encoded by the exons ATGCCTGCACGAAGAAGAGCCCTTTTAAAGGTCATAATCCTCGGCGACAgtgg GGTTGGGAAGACTTCTCTGATGAACCAGTATGTGAATAAGAAGTTCAGTAATCAGtataaagcaacaattggagctgATTTCCTGACTAAGGAAGTTCAATTTGAAGATAGGCTTTTTACTCTACAG ATATGGGACACGGCTGGGCAGGAAAGATTCCAAAGCCTAGGCGTTGCCTTTTACCGTGGTGCAGACTGCTGTGTTCTTGTATATGATGTTAATGTTGCAAAGTCATTTGAAAATTTGAACAACTGGAGGGAAGAATTTCTTATTCAG GCTAGCCCATCAGACCCAGACAACTTTCCCTTTGTTGTTTTGGGTAACAAGGTTGACGTGGACGGTGGAAACAGCAGAGTG GTGTCAGAGAAAAAGGCGCGAGCATGGTGTGCATCCAAGGGAAACATTCCTTACTTTGAGACTTCAGCTAAAGAAGGCCTCAACGTAGAAGAAGCATTTCAAGTCATAGCAAAGAATGCGCTGAAgagcgaggaagaagaagagat ATACTTGCCGGACACTATTGATGTTACAGGCGGGAGTCAGCAGAGGTCCTCGGGATGCGAGTGCTAG